In Dasypus novemcinctus isolate mDasNov1 chromosome 10, mDasNov1.1.hap2, whole genome shotgun sequence, one DNA window encodes the following:
- the KCNA4 gene encoding potassium voltage-gated channel subfamily A member 4, which produces MEVAMVSAESSGCNSHMPYGYAAQARARERERLAHSRAAAAAAVAAATAAVEGSGGSGGGSHHHHQSRGACTSQDPQSRGSRRRRRQRPEKKKVHHRQSSFPHCSDLMPSGSEEKILRELSEEEEEEEEEEEEEEEEGRFYYSEDDHGDECSYTDLLPEDEGGGGGYSSVRYSDCCERVVINVSGLRFETQMKTLAQFPETLLGDPEKRTQYFDPLRNEYFFDRNRPSFDAILYYYQSGGRLKRPVNVPFDIFTEEVKFYQLGEEALLKFREDEGFVREEEDRALPENEFKKQIWLLFEYPESSSPARGIAIVSVLVILISIVIFCLETLPEFRDDRDLIMALSAGGHSGLLNDTSAPHLENSGHTIFNDPFFIVETVCIVWFSFEFVVRCFACPSQALFFKNIMNIIDIVSILPYFITLGTDLAQQQGGGNGQQQAMSFAILRIIRLVRVFRIFKLSRHSKGLQILGHTLRASMRELGLLIFFLFIGVILFSSAVYFAEADEPTTHFQSIPDAFWWAVVTMTTVGYGDMKPITVGGKIVGSLCAIAGVLTIALPVPVIVSNFNYFYHRETENEEQTQLTQNAVSCPYLPSNLLKKFRSSTSSSLGDKSEYLEMEEGVKESLCAKEEKCQGKGDDSETDKNNCSNVKPVETDV; this is translated from the coding sequence ATGGAGGTTGCAATGGTGAGTGCGGAGAGCTCAGGGTGCAACAGTCACATGCCGTACGGCTACGCAGCCCAGGCCCGGGCCCGCGAGCGGGAGCGGCTTGCTCACTCCAGAGCAGCTGCAGCAGCTGCTGTTGCAGCGGCCACAGCGGCCGTGGAAGGCAGCGGGGGTTCAGGAGGGggctcccaccaccaccaccagtcaCGCGGGGCCTGCACCTCTCAGGACCCTCAGAGTCGGGGCAGTCGGAGGAGGAGGCGGCAGCGGCCGGAGAAGAAGAAAGTCCACCACCGTCAAAGCAGTTTTCCTCACTGCTCCGACCTGATGCCCAGTGGCTCTGAGGAGAAGATCTTGAGGGAGCtgagtgaggaggaggaggaggaggaggaggaggaggaagaggaggaagaggagggaaggtTTTACTATAGTGAGGATGACCACGGTGATGAATGCTCCTACACGGATCTGCTGCCTGAGGATGAGGGAGGCGGCGGTGGCTATAGCTCCGTCCGCTACAGTGACTGTTGTGAGCGAGTGGTGATAAATGTATCAGGCCTGCGCTTTGAGACCCAGATGAAAACTCTGGCCCAGTTTCCAGAGACTTTGTTGGGGGACCCTGAGAAGAGGACTCAGTACTTTGATCCTTTGCGCAATGAGTATTTTTTTGACAGGAACCGGCCCAGCTTTGATGCCATCTTATATTATTACCAATCGGGAGGCCGCCTGAAGAGGCCAGTCAATGTCCCCTTTGATATCTTCACTGAGGAGGTGAAGTTCTATCAGTTGGGAGAGGAGGCCCTGCTCAAGTTTCGGGAGGATGAGGGCTTTGTGAGAGAGGAGGAGGACAGGGCCCTGCCagagaatgaatttaaaaagcagatttggcttCTCTTTGAATATCCAGAGAGTTCTAGTCCAGCAAGAGGCATAGCTATTGTGTCTGTCCTGGTCATCTTAATCTCCATTGTCATCTTTTGCTTGGAAACCTTGCCTGAGTTTAGGGACGACAGGGATCTCATCATGGCACTGAGTGCTGGTGGGCACAGTGGGCTGTTGAATGACACCTCGGCACCCCACCTGGAGAACTCAGGGCACACGATATTCAACGACCCCTTCTTCATCGTGGAGACAGTCTGTATTGTTTGGTTTTCCTTTGAATTTGTGGTTCGCTGCTTTGCTTGTCCCAGCCAAGCACTCTTCTTCAAAAACATCATGAACATCATTGACATAGTCTCCATTTTGCCTTATTTCATCACCTTGGGCACTGATCTGGCCCAGCAGCAGGGGGGTGGCAATGGGCAGCAGCAGGCCATGTCTTTTGCCATCCTCAGGATCATTCGCCTGGTTCGAGTGTTCCGGATCTTCAAACTCTCCAGGCACTCCAAAGGTCTGCAGATCCTGGGCCACACCCTCCGAGCCAGCATGCGGGAACTGGGCCTTCTGATCTTCTTCCTCTTCATTGGGGTTATACTATTTTCCAGTGCCGTGTATTTTGCAGAAGCAGATGAACCTACTACCCATTTCCAAAGCATCCCGGATGCATTTTGGTGGGCTGTTGTGACCATGACAACTGTGGGCTATGGGGACATGAAGCCCATCACTGTGGGGGGCAAGATAGTGGGGTCCCTGTGTGCCATTGCAGGTGTCTTAACCATTGCTTTGCCAGTGCCAGTGATTGTCTCTAACTTTAACTATTTCTATCACAGAGAGACTGAGAATGAGGAACAGACACAGCTGACACAAAACGCAGTCAGTTGCCCATACCTTCCTTCCAATTTACTGAAGAAATTTCGGAGCTCTACTTCTTCCTCCTTGGGGGACAAGTCAGAGTATCTAGAGATGGAAGAAGGAGTTAAGGAATCTCTGTGTGCGAAGGAGGAGAAATGTCAGGGAAAGGGGGATGACAGTGAGACAGACAAAAACAACTGTTCTAATGTCAAACCTGTGGAGACTGATGTGTGA